A window of Glycine soja cultivar W05 chromosome 2, ASM419377v2, whole genome shotgun sequence genomic DNA:
TTTAGGTGACTTCGTTGGAGTAGTTGTTCAACCTGATGCTTCTGAGCTCTTATTTATGTGCAGCCAAGGTGGAAGAAGAAATGCtgaaattcctaaacatcttgTATTATTATTCTGTCTCTTCATTGTTTCTATCGTCATCAATTTTGTAATGAAAGCATCCAAGCAAACCATTTTGTAAAAGAAAGCCATTCAATTTTCCATCATTTCAGATTTTATAGGGAAGCCGTATAGCCATAATCAAGCTCAAAGATGCTTCGACAACATTTGATGGAATTatgatttaattcaatttttatgctAATAGTAGGAATCCATCTTTCAAATCTCTCGAATGAATTTTGTAAACCCCCCTCCTCCCTCCTTTTATCTTCCAACTCCCCAACCTTGTGTTATTTTGTTGctaatattgttttttattcttataaaattgGAAAAGTTTGATTCTTGTTCCTGCAATTTTTTTGGGTATGTTTTTAGTCCTTCGTGGAATTAGGGTTGATTAAATGAATTTAGCAATTATTAGCAAtatagtaaaattattatacaattgagtatttatattagttgtttataatatcaatattcatacatttttaattgagtttatcatttcaatattaaaactatatagtatatatcgttaatatatttaataacaaaagaaactatatttaatgagaaattaattataagataGCTTTATTCAAAACTATTCTTTCTAATTGTATAAAATAGCAATATTAATAAGTacgttaaaaatgaaaatgtgtATAAGAGAGGTATAGAAGAAATCGCactaaacaataaatatttttggtcCCAGGTAGCATCGATAAAAGCAAAGGGCATCTGTCCATAGAATAGAATTGCAAGTATTCTACCAAGAAGTAAGAAGCACACCCATCCACCGTTCAACGCCTTCTACTAATACTTCTCCTTTCTCTCTCCCAAACACAAATCACTCTTCTCTTCTAATTCTTATCACACCACTCCCCTCTTTAATCATGCAACGCTCTCACTCTTTCCCTCTCTAGAGACCTCGCCCTGCCATGTCATCACAAACCGCGCCCACGGAGGCGCCGGAGCCTTATACGCCGCTTCTCCGCTCCCGCACCGATGCCGGCCGAGGTCCCGCCCCCGCGCTGGCGCTCCTTCTCGGCCGCGCCGGCCGCCGTGGCCCATCCATGCTGGTACGTGAGACGGCGGCGCGTGAGCTCGAGGAGCGCCGCGCTGACTGGGGCTACTCCAAGCCGGTGGTGGCGCTCGACATGTCGTGGAACATGGCCTTCGTGGTCGTCTCGGCGGCTATGCTCGCATGCACCACCTCCGAGCACCCGACCACGCCGATCCGCGTGTGGATCGTTGGGTACGCGCTGCAGTGCCTCGTGCACGTGTTGCTCGTGTGGCTCGAGTACCGGCGCCGGAGCCGGAGGGACTCTCGCAGCGGCAGCCAGAGGGCGCGGGACGTGGAGAGCGACGCCGGCAGCGGCGACGATGACGACTACAGTGACGACGGAGATGGGAGCTCTGGCAGCACGTCTCGCTCCAGGTGCGTTCAGTTCAATTCAATTTTGTTCATATTGAGCTGAATTGTTCTTTTGGTTTCGATGTTATCTGAGTGGGTTCTGTTCAATTCAACTTGATTGTAGTGGTTTGATTTTACTGAGCAGGTTTTTCTTTAGTcagtaaatttgttaatttattttgaattttttggatgctagggttttaagttttaatttcgAACTTGTTTTCGTTTtatatttaactaatttaatatttgatagAAACATGACATGTCTTACCTGTATCCtgatgtttcaatttttttttatatacacagTGTATCAGTTAGTTGTACCTGTACCTTTGAAACATTAACAACTTAAGATTTAAGGGGACTTGGTTTTTGGGATGGAATAATCTCTTTAATTCAGTAGAGTAGTGTTCAATCCTTATTTCCACTTTTCATTCATTAATTTAAGTTCAGCTCAAGTTTTGGATGGATTGGTGTTTTGTAAGAGATAAGATCATTTGTGGGCTTGCACTTGACAACATAAGCGTATAGTATAGTTGTTTAGGTGTCATGGATTTCTTGAAGATATTGAAGCATGTTATAGTTATGTAAATTAAGTTCTTTCAACATTAATTGATACAGGAGTGAGCAAGATAGCCAATCGAATGTGGCTTTCCTTCATAGTGTACTATGCTATACATGTTCTTTTAGATTTTACTGCGACTTTTTTACTGCTTTGCATATTACCTGTAGGTTTACAGATATGATTGCAATTAATATTCATTATTTTCCCCCTTGTATCAGCCTTCTGGTATAAAATTTTCTGTATTCTTGTGATTGTTTATTCTTGTGGTTATTTACTAATGTGATAGATTCATCTTTGGACCTAATTAATGTGATAGAGGAATAGTTGTTCTTTCTGCTAAAGGCTTTTAAGTATATAAAGTTTCCAAGACTTCATGGGTAGTTAAGAAATGGTATAAATTGCAGTCACTATAATGTTGTTGACTAAATAAGGGTTAGTCTTGATAGTTGATAAAAAGATTGTTAGTATATGTCTGGTAATATTGAAAGAATTTATGGTTTGATCTAGGCTTCAGTAAATGTTATTCTTCTGTAGATATTTTTGGCACATAAGCTTTACCTCAGATTGTGTACTGTAATGTGAGGACTTACCGCAGTCCACAGGACAGGACTATCATATCTTTGAGAAAAGGAAACAAGATATCTGTTCTTATCCCAAATACCTTGGCTGATGAAGCATGTTAATCTGCTATAGCCTTATATAATGTTTGcttattatattttacttgatACTTCTCTGGATTGTACTATATAATTAAGTTTGGTTGACActgattttgattatttaaaaaacagaTTCGCAAAACAATGTGAGTCGTTAAATACCGGGGTTTCATTCATTTGGTGGATAGTGGGCTTTTATTGGGTTGTCTCTGGTGGCGATATACTTCTGCAAGATGCCCCAAGATTGTACTGGTAAGCCTTTATTTCTAACATCTAAAATAATGtttgtatattaattttaatattctgaTATCTATCTATACATGTAGAGTCACATATACAGATGATATTTGCTATTTGTTCAGGTGCCTGAACAATGCATATACATATGAgatcatttttcatttatttcttttgaggAACAGAAGGATGGAGATTCCTTTGGGTACCTATTGTTTTTAAGAGGGTACTAGCTCCCATAGCAATTAGTGACTAATATTTAGCCatattttacacattttttaattttttttttattaaatgctcATTGTGGACATTCATAAATATATCACTATGGTCTTTCAAATACAAGTGATGCCATCAAATTGGTCGTAAAAGGCTAAAATTGATTTCATTATTTGCTATTGATGGATTAATTTGATGTCCCCAATAAATGGAGAACAAATGAGATGCTGCGTGTAGTCGTGTGGACTGTGGAGGATCAAAATGGGCATTTACTGTATTCCACTTTTGAAAATAAGATAAGCTTTAGTTGTGCTGTATCCTTCTTCTCATGCAGCCATGTGTTTTTTCATATTGTGTAGTGACTTGTGTTTCAAACTTTTATATCAAATTTCTTTTTGTCTCTTTAGTTATTCAATCAAAGGAcatctttagtttttttatttattatcaaaacCCATTTTTTCCAATCAACATTAAGTGTAATGAagaaaccattttttttcaGTTAGTTTTTGGGGTTAAGTTAGGCCcaaactcacattctaagagtttcaaatacattttatattgtattttattttttcttgcctataaaataatcttttaattaaacctatattttcttaaaatatatgttgaagttatatatttttgcatATATTCATAAATATCCATGCAATGTATGGATACTtgctaattctttttatttgataaattgttTGCTGAATTTTGTAACattactaacaaaaaaaatctgttttttGTAATTCTACAGGTTGGCTGTTGTCTTTCTGGCATTTGATGTCTTTTTTGCCATCTTTTGTGTTGTCTTGGCATGCTTGATTGGCATTGCTCTCTGTTGTTGTTTGCCCTGCATCATTGCTATTCTCTATGCTGTTGCAGGACAGGTATGAACGAAAAATATTTTAGACTgactaaaatatttcaaaatagtgAACCTTCTAATGTTTCTCCTATTGTTTCGGGATGACATAGGAAGGTGCGTCAGAAGCAGATCTTAGCATGCTTCCGAAATACAAATTTCGAATATTAAGTGATGTGGATAAACCTAGTGGTGGAGCTGGATCAATGGTTCCCATAGAAACCAGCAGTGCTTACTTGGAAAATGAACGAACACTTCTACTCGAGGATGCGGTATGCTCTTCTCAAAATGCAATTTATTTTTGTCTGATGTTCATCACTTCTATGAAATAGAAACTGATAATTCTCTGATTTTCTATTTTGGTCAATGCACAAAGATTTATACCGTGGCTTCTTGTGTTCATGTGTGTGAATCTGGTTAACCAGGAGGGAAAATAATAAATGCAATTTCTACAACTAGTACTGAAATTGTTGTTGCCAACTTCAAATAGTAGTTCCGTGGTTTCTTACTTTGGTCCCATATTCATGAGCTAATTTCTATAATCCttgatattttagaaatttgtgaaataattGATAGAGGTTCAAAGTTTGCGTTAAACATCTGAACTggtgatattatatttttttcccttccaAATTTAATATGTTAAGTTTAGAAGGTCCAAAGAGGTTACAACCTAGTACCTgggttaaaaaatgatttatatgaaataaaataatttattcattatCATGCACTACTATGAATGAAGTCTGAGAAAAtcgaaaaaaactatatttgcATTTTATTCTCCACGTATAATGGCCCATGAAGCATTCAACTGGATCTCATTGAAAGTAAATGGAAAAATGCTTATCTTTAGCTGCTTTTATGGTGCGCTTCTTTTGCTCTATTCTGAGTTCTTTTGGCATTAAAGGAGGGGAGAAAAGAAGTGTACACTTTGACGCTTATTATAGATGAAGTCACCaagcaaataataataataatgaaacaaaAGGGTTAGCTAAGGAGGCTCTTATTAGGTGCTACTTATTTGTGTAGATAGTTTTAATGAAGATATTGCTAAACTATTCTTGAGGAACCTAGTTGAAAATGTATGTAGGCCTGAGCTCTTCTAGTATGTTGCTTTGTAGTCTAAACtcaattattatgattttttatttaatgcaaGATTCGAGCTTGAATACGTTCCTCTACAATAAATTATTTCCATTAGAAAAAAATCACTTGACTTAGATTAGAACGCTTCATTTGTGGACTGTAAAAACAGTCTGCTATAATTCAACTTTTGATTTTCAGGagtctattttattattatctgcTGTTGCTTTTCAGGAATGTTGTATATGCCTCTGTTCATACGAGGATGGAGCAGAGCTGCATGCTCTTCCCTGCAACCATCATTTCCATTCTTCGTGCATTGTGAAATGGCTGAAGATGAATGCAACTTGTCCTCTCTGCAAGTACAATATTCTCAAGGGAAACGAACAAGTGTGACAAAAAACGAAGAACCTACCAAGTCCCAACTGGGTGTTTCAACAACTGTTGtgcaatatgtatatataatttcaagACAAGAAAGAGTTTACCTCCCTACTCGCtgggttttgatggttgtttcgTTTAGCTGTTTCTGTAGAGAAAAGATATATAGAGCATTTATTGACGAATAAGTTAGCAACTGTAGTCTACTTAGAATTATTTCGACCTTTGTTAGATTCAGAGATGTCCAATTTGTAGGTTGTTCATTTCTTTTCTGACGGAAACTGGATTGTTTCATTTGCTACTGGTTGAGTAATCGTAGgctttattaatttgattgtgtTACATTAATCCATCTATGTATCTTGTTTATTTATGGACTATGGTATGAACTTTCTTATTTTATGTTAAGATGTGAGTTTCTTGATTACGCTATGGAAACTACAGAAAGAATGCCCCCCATAAAATTTTAAGTATcaaaatgagagagaaaagtTTCTCATTTGATCCAATAAAGAAGGAGCAAGCAGCTTATCCGGTCACTATAAAAAAGATAGAGGTTTGCTCATTTTCATCATGCAACTGTGCTGAATATGCAATCAAAGAAGTTGGTTCATGGCTTACCTCACTTAAATTCTAAATTACTAAGTTGTGATTTCCCTTCAAACTAGCAACTTGGAGAGCAATATAAAAGCTGCAATTGAGTCACACAAATTTGGCCAAAAAATTGTTTTGCTTAAAGAGAATAAATATTTGCATCATCTTTATATATGATTTCACCATAATGTGTTAGACACCATAATGTGTTAGACTTTATTGCTTGTTTGGTCAAACTTATTTAATGCAgtcgattattatattataagcaACCGTCTATGAATacttgaaatatttaataaatatattgtaattaatgaatatcataattaatatatcatatttGAAGTATTAAAACATatactatatttatttaatttaataaataaagaatttacCAGGTATGCACTATTACTttgtcaatcaattaaaattaattatttgtattatttttaggttaaatgTAATTCTGATTTTAGTGTTTCAATATAATTATGTGTTGTTACTTGTGTCCCTTATGCATATGCATAATAACGAGttacaaaatctaaaaataaattaatgatgatgcaatgctaattttgtaaaattagtattcttatttatctatttattattattttttgcttgtgtaaaataacttagaataaaaattattttatgaaaaagaaaGTATTAGATTAAATTAGATTTTGATAGAGGATTATACTCTCATGTTATATGATACTAATTTTGTGTCAAATTCAagtgtattttaattatatttttatttataaaatactaacttttttaaaaaaataataaacaagttTACATGTATTTATTAGTTGATCCAATCCAAATCAATATATTGGTGAACAATTTGTTTGAGTTAGATATTACaagaaaattccaaaaaaaaataatccaattCAACCTGAAGAAATTTGGTTTTGTTGGGTCATGGGATTGATGAAACCAATCCAACCTAATTCATGAATGAATActcctaaaataaataaataaataattatagaaaaacGACCAAACGATCCTTACGAAAATTTCTCATTTCACAGGATTAGGAACATCTTATCCCGGTTTGCATCAAAACCTATAACCAAACACACAGAACTCTCTCTGTACATAAACCCTACAAAAACACACGCAAACCTAATCCCGCACTGTGCTTCTCATTCTCTTCTAAAAACGCCGCAGTCTCTTCTCTCTCAGAAACCCTAATGGCAGAGCGCGGAGGTGGCGAACGTGGCGGCGACCGTGGCGGTTTCGGACGCGGCTTCGGCGGGCGAGGGCGCGGAGGCGACAGGGGCCGCGGCCGGCGTAGAGGCCCCCGCCGCGAGGAGGAGGAGAAGTGGGTCCCGGTGACCAAGCTGGGGCGCCTGgtgaaggaaggaagaatccgAAGCCTGGAGCAGATCTACCTCCACTCGCTGCCCATCAAAGAGCACCAGATCATCGACACGCTGGTGGGCCCCACCCTGAAGGACGAGGTGATGAAGATCACGCCGGTCCAGAAGCAGACCCGGGCCGGGCAGAGAACCCGTTTCAAGGCCTTCGTGGTCGTCGGCGACAACAACGGCCACGTGGGTCTAGGCGTGAAGTGCAGCAAGGAAGTGGCCACCGCGATTCGTGGCGCGATTATTCTCGCGAAGCTTTCGGTTATTCCCGTGAGGAGGGGTTACTGGGGGAACAAGATTGGGAAGCCCCACACCGTTCCGTGCAAGGTTACGGGGAAGTGTGGGTCCGTTACCGTTAGGATGGTTCCCGCGCCTAGGGGTTCCGGGATTGTGGCGGCTAGGGTTCCCAAGAAGGTGCTGCAGTTTGCTGGTATTGATGATGTTTTCACCTCCTCCAGGGGATCCACCAAGACCCTTGGCAACTTCGTTAAGGTTTGTTTTTGGTATTCTTACAAGTTTGCTGCTTTTGACATTTTCAACTATCATGAAAATTTTTATGGACGAATTAAGGTTGTAATTCCAATGTCACAATTAATTTAAGctttttatgtaaattattaattttaaatttagggaCGAACTGTTGATGCTTTAACAGTTGCAATTGTGGAGTCCAATCTTTAATTTACCCtttgtctttcattttttttgtggcCTTTTGTGTATGAATGTATTTGAACAATCTACCAATTTTGTCTCCAAAGTGCTACTGTTTCTTGATTCTTCTAAGTTGTTTATAAGGTAATAGAactatttaagtaattttcaaaatattcagTATTGAATATTCATCACTTAGTACCTATGTTATTTTACTTAATATGTGTTAGTCTATGGTGTTTTTGCTGCAATTGATGGCATTCAACATGTATCATCACTTGTGTGATTTGTTActtgtgtatgtgtgtttatGTGGATGATCTTTTGTTAGAGAGGCTAATGTGTATTTGTGTGCATGATCCTTTGGTGGAGAGGCTAATGTTCATGAAAGAATTGCTATGATGTTGTTTTTAGTACCCATAATAATGATGATGCTTTGTATTATTTACAGGCTACTTTTGATTGCTTGATGAAAACCTATGGATTCCTGACACCAGAATTCTGGAAGGAGACTCGCTTCTCCAAATCTCCATTCCAAGAGTACACAGATCTATTGGCAAAACCAACAGGGAAGACTCTAATCTTGGAGGAGGAAAGGGTGGATGCTTGATTTGCTAGTTTTGGTTTTATGGATGTTTTAGAGACATTGTTATTTACCTTTGTTGGTTCTGTGCTTTACTTTTGGTTTTGATAGACGGTGGTATGTCTCTGTATGGATTTTGATTGTTtcaagttttaatttaattgactGTAGTTTTGAATACACCATAGTTTTCTACCTGTTTTATTTGGTTGTTGCAGCTAAGTGACAGATTGCAGAGAGGAGCAAATGAGTTTCTGCGATGCCCTTTCAAGCTTTTCAGTAG
This region includes:
- the LOC114384530 gene encoding 40S ribosomal protein S2-4-like is translated as MAERGGGERGGDRGGFGRGFGGRGRGGDRGRGRRRGPRREEEEKWVPVTKLGRLVKEGRIRSLEQIYLHSLPIKEHQIIDTLVGPTLKDEVMKITPVQKQTRAGQRTRFKAFVVVGDNNGHVGLGVKCSKEVATAIRGAIILAKLSVIPVRRGYWGNKIGKPHTVPCKVTGKCGSVTVRMVPAPRGSGIVAARVPKKVLQFAGIDDVFTSSRGSTKTLGNFVKATFDCLMKTYGFLTPEFWKETRFSKSPFQEYTDLLAKPTGKTLILEEERVDA
- the LOC114384520 gene encoding E3 ubiquitin protein ligase RIE1-like translates to MSSQTAPTEAPEPYTPLLRSRTDAGRGPAPALALLLGRAGRRGPSMLVRETAARELEERRADWGYSKPVVALDMSWNMAFVVVSAAMLACTTSEHPTTPIRVWIVGYALQCLVHVLLVWLEYRRRSRRDSRSGSQRARDVESDAGSGDDDDYSDDGDGSSGSTSRSRFAKQCESLNTGVSFIWWIVGFYWVVSGGDILLQDAPRLYWLAVVFLAFDVFFAIFCVVLACLIGIALCCCLPCIIAILYAVAGQEGASEADLSMLPKYKFRILSDVDKPSGGAGSMVPIETSSAYLENERTLLLEDAECCICLCSYEDGAELHALPCNHHFHSSCIVKWLKMNATCPLCKYNILKGNEQV